The genomic region CTTGGTTGATTTTGCCCAGAGCCACCTAGTAAATAGTTATTTTTCAGCAATCTGATATAAGTGCGGTATGGTATGTAGTCAATGGGGTTAAGTCCCGAAAATCTCAGCAGCAAAACACAAGCCCAAGAATATTTACCAGCTATAATTGCCTTGATTATTTGCTCTATTTGATCCGTATTGATTTTCTTATTAATCTGCCTATTATAATCATCTAACTGTCCTTTCATAGTATGCACTCCTAATTTCTGACATCAATCTATGGTCGAAGAGATGATTTAACACGCCATCAGGTTTATTTCATCTATTATCCCATTGATCAATGTCTTCAGGATACTCAATTTAACTGAGAAATAAATGAACTATTTTTAGATAGACTTGTCTATTTTTTCGTTGTTACCTTGACGATGTACCTGTCATTAATCAATAATTGTATTCTCAAACACTCACAATCTTTACAACTAATACTTCTTTAGTTAGATGACGGATGATCACCAAGCTGTTCTAATGGTTATGTCAAAAGTAGGATGATTTACCTTCTGGAGATATAGTTGAATCCCCTTGGTGGGAGATTACAAAAAATTCCTAGGATTGAAGTTGATGAGGTCTATACATAAGGTATTTCCCATCTTAGTTGGTAATGACAAACAATGAATAGATGGCTAAGAACGCTTGGTACAGAATTGATGGGAAAATTCAGTATTTGCGGGTAGTTAAATTTATACAAGCATATGTAAATTAACTATGGCAGTCTGGTCTATATCCTTTTGTACGCTACAAACACTCAGGAGTAAATAAAGATGATGAATTGTCGGGATTCCGTGCTAGAAACAATCAATTATCAATTAAACTATCCTTCGATGGAGGATAAACTTGCCGATTTTTTGATTAATCAAATCATAGATGCTGCCTTTTGTATTAGAAAAGATGGAGAATTTATTTACATAAATAAGTCTATGTGCATTATTACTGAATATTCGCACCAAGAGTTACTATCTATGAATCTGAGTAATTTGGACATAGATTTTTCCCTGAATCAATGGTTGCAAAAATGGGAAAATCTCAAAAATGTGGAAGGTCTGTCTTGGAAATCTCGCTATCGCACTAAGGGGGGGAGAACATTTGTAGCAACAATAGATTTTGCCTATATTCAATTACAAGAAAGTGAATTTTGTTATGGAGTC from Cylindrospermopsis curvispora GIHE-G1 harbors:
- a CDS encoding HetP family heterocyst commitment protein; amino-acid sequence: MKGQLDDYNRQINKKINTDQIEQIIKAIIAGKYSWACVLLLRFSGLNPIDYIPYRTYIRLLKNNYLLGGSGQNQPSKKEVEIMC